ATGGTCTTTTAGGAAGAGCCAATGAAGTGGAGGTGAAAAATGAAATTGTGGAGAatgtggggaaaagagaaatCTTGCAGAATACTGAGCAAGAACAGCACAAAGAGGACCCAATAAAGGATTATGTGGACACAGAGGTGTTACATCCTGGTGAAAATGCTGAGGACCAGAAACCCTCTGAAGACAGTGCCCCCTCCCTAGGAACGTTAGCAAATGCTACCGATGAGGAACAGGTTCAAAGCCAAATTCTAGAGAATGCTTCCTTCCTTGAAAATACAGAGCAGGTAGAGTCAAACGAGGTCCTAAACAGGCCAGATGATAGGACGGAAGCATCCGTTGAGGAGTCCAAATGTTGGAGTGATTTAGATAGTGAAATCCCAGGGCCTGTGATTGGGCAGGATGGCTGTAATACCTTGGATATCGAAAACCAAAGTAAAGAATCtgcagaaaaacaggaagaagaaaaacaagaagacttTAAAACCAACTTGGGAGATGTTAGCGTAAAACCATCTCAGGAATCTGCTCCTTTGCAAATATCTGAAGTTGAAAGGGTGAGCGGTACAGACACTGGGGAGCAGAATGGGAGCCCCACAGAGGGTGTGATAGAGGCAGGGCTAACTGGATTTGAGGAGCGAGTGGGCACAGTAGCCTCGAGTCCTCCAAGGGACAGCAATGACACCGAGAGTCATGATGAAAAATGTGTGGTAGATGCCCCCAAAGAGTTGGACCCAAGCACAGGGCATGATTTAGAGAAAGAACTCACCAACCAGGAAGTGGCTGAGCCCAAGGAAATCCCAAGTCAGTACGCAGAAGTAGGTGGGGAGAACAATGAAGAAGAAGATGACGGAAGGGAATTGAGGGGTGAGAAACCAATCCAGATGGAAGTCCAAACCATCCCGTCTTCTCCAGCAGCCGAAGACAGTGCTCAGCAAGCAACAGGTCCACGTATGGTAGATGCCGAAAGAGAACCCCTAGATATGAAAGAAGCCGATGAAGAAAAGAGTGACCAACAGGGGGAAGCATTGGATTCATcacagaagaagacaaagaacaagaaaaagaaaaataagaagaaaaaatcaccAGCCCCTGTAGAAACCCTTAAAGACGTTAAGAAAGAGTTAACATTTCAGAATCCAGATTTACGTGAAGTTAAGGAAGAAGAGCAGGTCAAATTTACTGACGAAAAACCAGTTGTAGAAGCACAAAATGAGGTCAGTAAAAATCCAGAACAGAAAACTGTAGCAGGAAACAGTGAAAATGTGGATTGTCCAGAAAATCCTAAAATTGAGTCGGATGGAAACCTTAACCAAGAAGATTACGATGTAAACACTAAAGCAGGGAAAGTAATAGCTGATGGAGACACATTAAATTTTGAAGATGATACAATTCAATCACCAGACACTAGTGATAAAGAATTAGATGAAAGTGTTATAAAAGATGATGCTAAAGCAGATGGCGCCACTCAAAGCCATCCTCCAGAACCAGAGAAGGAAGAAGCGTCCGACAGCGCCCTGCTCGAAAATGAAAGTCCCTCAAATGACATTAATGATGCCTCTCAAACAGAAAGTACAGAGGGGCATGTAATGTCAGAATATCCAAGTCAGATAGTCGGGAAGATTTCAGATAGCAATAGTCTAGAAAACGATGAGTTGGCACTGGCAGGAGAGTTGCCAGATTCAGAAATCGGAGAAGAGATAAGAGGCAGAAATGAGAAGGGCAAAAGCAAAGAAGACTGCTCCTTGTCATAAGTTGAGGCTTGCTTGTAAGGCAAAGTTCTAGAGAGGGGCCAAGCCTGCACAGTAAGTCCAACTGTAAAGACCCTTGTCTGTTATCTCCACTGGTGAGATGCAGAAAATGTTCTAGATGGATATAGATGCACCATATGACAATCAACCACCGAATTAGATACCTACTTTAAGTTATAGCCTGTTACTTGTAGATTTATATTTCATCAGTAAGTTATCACCCAGATTAGGAAGACACATTTGTTATCAGTGTAAGTTCTAATCGAGAGCATTCCAGTAGTatcaaacaataatgtacactgTTTAGATTCCTGcctgaaatcaaagaaaaatatttagcctTTGCCTTTAACTGATATGAATGCGGATGTTCCTGAGCAAATACGTCGCATCTACTTAAAATGACCAAATAGCATTCTATTTCCACATGATGAGCATAATTTAATTTGTCTCAGTCAAATTTATGTACTTTCATATTTGATTTTGATATGTACTTTATAACTcgtatggtattttattttaaaaggagataaaTGACCAACTAGCATATAGGGTGCTGAGTGATAAGATTTGCACCTTAGGACAATAATGAATCATATTAGCGAGGTCTTACGTGCCTTTACCTCATGGAAGTATTCTGTCTTAAACCAATATTTTTGGATCTCATTGTTGACAGTTCCTCAACTTATTTTGTAGATTTTGACTTCACTTCATGGTGGTTATGCACCAAAGTCATTTTAtacaaagattttaattttttcctggaaGAGACATACATTGAAATGGCATTTCCCACTGGAGTATTTGGGTGGGGAGAATCAtacctaaaattcatttttttaaccttaaaatgatttctttatttgtctACTCCTTGTTCAGAAGAGCAATTCAAAAGGTTCATGTTCTTATGCAAACGGCTAATTAGACTGTAAcaggatattttaaatagttGACTCCCTTTGGGTATTTtggtataaatatttttgtttgttgtttctccATATATTCTTATCGGAAAATTCTTGTTTTGATCTTTCTGAAggaaatatatattctttatataaagaagcaattaaaaagtaattgtgaagttaaatcaaaaaaataattgtcaaagACTAAAATGACAAGGAAATGTACGTTATGAATGCTGTTGACAATTTATGAGAGTACATGAATTCATATTACTGTTACAAGATATCATTGAGTGCAAAAAAGACcaaaacctcaataaaatttgaGGCAAACATAATAAGTGTTATTatgtaattgaaataaaaacattttgtaatttcacaGCCTGTGATTCCACTCTTTGGGCCAGTTGAATTCTGACTGTGGCTACTGCTATACCTAATATCATCTTTAAAGTGCTGCCTGCTTCTGGGTTGCTCATTCCCATTTGGGGTTCTGAGAAGGACTCACACCTTATGCCCTTTGCCAGTAATGAGTGAACTTCTCTCCCGGCGTCTAGACCCAGGCTAGTGTTGGACCACCCTTGGAAGAATTGAGAACATCTTCCCTCACAGCATCTCCTGTGATCGGTGGTTCTCATGAGGAGCCCATTAAGAAGGATCTCCATGCTGTTGCTCTGTTCCACATGCCAATACTTAGAGGGTTTTGGAGAGTATAatgaaaatggcaaataaacatgaCTATTTCTGTGTAAGTGTCCTAAAATAGAGGATAATGAGACTGACAAATCCTCTCCATTCTTGCcctataaatagagaaatatgagGCTTGCTAGAGATTCAAATTCAAGGGCTGCAGAGGACTTGCACAGGTTTTAGTTGACGTCTCTAACTTTAGCAAAGCTGCATTCACACTGGAATGCACATGGGGAAACAGCCCTCTTTCCTACTTCTAAAGGCCTCTGGGGAAGTGATTCAGCAACCAAACTCACTAAATGGTGAAATCATCAAACCATTTTAAGTTCTTTCCTTTCCCATGTTATTCAACAGCACATTTTAGGACATTATGGTCTACTTCTCATCCCTCAAGTCAGCCATCCAGAATCTCAATTATTCACTCATTTGtgtaattaataaacatttttgatcACTTTGTATATGGAAGGCACTGTACTAGGGAACAAGCAGACAGGGCTCAGCTTGTAGTGGGAGTGGACAGCTGAGAATCAGGAAGTGAGcaaaaaatgtagaagaaaatgaGGATTCTGAAGAGCCAAACCATTCCTTGATAATCTAAGCGCCTTCATTGGGAACAATTACTCTGCTCCAAGGGCAAAATGACATTACAGCTCAGCACAGTAATTGTTGCTCACATGAAGGGCCTTAAATTATCAAGAAATGGTTGCCGTAGGCATATTCAGTTTAAGAAGGCATGGAAGTGTATAAGGCAATTTGGAAGGTTCAATGTCAAAAGATTCAGACTCAGAAAACAATTGAAAGATTACCTGTCAGCCACATCCCCAGAGGCACCTGGACCACTGAGGTTTCACCATAATATAGAACAGAGAGAAACACTGACTACTGACACCTTAAATCAAAAAGCTGGGATGGTTTTCAGCCACAAACCAGAACATGCTTACTGTATGTAAAACGTAAATCTTCCTTCAAAAGTATAATGAAGTATAATAATGCATGTATGTAGAAAATAGGGAAAGTTAGAATTTTGAATGATGTTATTTGATAAACATATAAAGGTTAGGAAGCAGTTAAGTGTTTGAAAGAGATTTTAAGAATGAGATGCGTTGACCACTTGCTATAATGTTTAGTATTTCCATTTAACGGAAAACCTAATGACCTGAATATTTAAGTTTCCACTGTCACTAGGAGCCTGGAATGCTCCTTTTGTGGATTTACAGTTTGGGTTTGCTGTCTTCTGTTAATAGTCTCCTTGTACAGCATGCCACCACGGCCATCGAAACAACAGTAAGATTCGTTCTAAGTGTCCAGGCtccaagaggagaggaaggagtgtttgtgtgtgtgttgcgtTCAGAATATGTACTTATTCAGCGTTATGGTCATAGAGAGAGAAAACTTCGTCTTTCAGAAGAAAACCCCTTTCGCTCTTGCCCTTACACCCTATCCACTGCCCCTCTCACATCAAAGACTCACAGAGTTTTCGAGATTGAATGGCTTCAGCTGTTCAGCTGAACTGAAGCCGGCGGCGGCTGATGTCGGGAAAGAGTTCCCATCTGTACAGACCTCTTGGGCCGTGTAATTGGAGAAAAAGAATCGCCTTTAGCAACCCGTCCCTGTTCTACCTTTTGCAGGAAGGAGCTGCTATCCTGTGATGGGAGGCTGGTCCCAGCGAGGGTCGAAACTGTCCACGTGAATTATAATCGAACTTACTTAGAGGAGGGAGTAAAGAACTGTACTTAGTGAGAGACCTCAGTGTCCCCCTCTTTGTCTTTGCCAATACGCGGGGGATGGTGACTTTGCTCTGCAATAGGGAGAAGAGACCGGAGGCCCATGATGGCTGACATTAACTCACAGGAGGAAAATTATACTCTTGATAGTTTGTTATTATGAGCAAGCTACTTACCCTCACTGCACCTCATTTTGCTCTCTGAAAAAAATGGGGTTAGAACCTGCCTTTTAGAGTTGTGGCGAGGATCAGACCCAGGTAAAGCACTAAAAAGATGTGCTTAATGACTGTGGCTGATGCTGGTGGCTGACCTTGCTGTCATCCCGGTGACAACGTGCAGACCGAGGAGACCAGGAGCTCAGAGAATTCCCATGCTTCTTTCCAGTGCTGCCCCAGGGACGGTCTGTAAGGCCTTACCTCTTTCTGCTCGCCTCACTCTCTCTAAAATGCAGACCAGAAAATTTGTTGGAATTTAATATAGAAAAACCAGATTTTAAACAATGTAATTCTTTAACAATATTACTAAAATAACTTTAGTCACTGACTCATTTTAACTTCCCAGTATAAAGGAAAATTCTAAATTTGAGACATTGtggcttcattttctttgagGCCTTCTTTGTAAAAACTGCAACTATGGTCTTTAAATGAATAGTTTGTCTATTTATAAATTGAGTGTTATAGACCAATGAAGAGCAGTGCTGCTTAGGAAATATGGGAGTTTGTGATGCTCTTGTTAAGTATTTTAATAAGTATATCAATGATGTATCACTATTCACTCGACAAGTTAGACTtgatttttaaagctataaaaaaggagtactcattttcttcatatcaaataaatttgcttctttcttttttccattggcacctgagttagcatctgttgccaatctttttttttcttcttcttcttctccctaaaccccccagtacatagttgtatattctagttggaggtccttctggttgtgctgtgtgggacgcgctctcagcatggcctgatgagtggtgctaggtccgcaccccggatccaaaccagagaaaccctgggctgccgaagcggagcgtgtgaactcaaccactcggccatggggctcgcccctcttttttccattttcttaaaactATTCAGTTTTAACTTTCTTCTCCAATTCTGCTTTAAAATTTACCTTCCTTAAAAGTTCCActtctctcttgatttttcttgttctcaCCTAAGACTAAAGGTCAGATTACCCTTATTTTTTTTTGGCTAGccctattattactttttaacattttttttttttacttgctaTCTAGACTATTTGAAGtcttttaatagaaaaagtaTATGATAAAATTGTGCAATAGATATATGAGCTTCAAGTTCACTTTCTGGGAAACTCGATGTTTCTTATGATGCCTGTCGTTTTTGTatataggaatataaaatatataaaataaagtgaaaagccATATTGAATAAAAGAGCTGGGTTTATAACTACAAAAAAGTTTTGTTTCAGTGTTGGGTGGGTTTATGGAAGAGAAAGAGTAAAGCATCTGTCAGAAGCAAtttgtatgtaaa
This DNA window, taken from Equus przewalskii isolate Varuska chromosome 5, EquPr2, whole genome shotgun sequence, encodes the following:
- the LRRFIP1 gene encoding leucine-rich repeat flightless-interacting protein 1 isoform X13; the protein is MTNPAATQNKEIDCLSPEAQRLAEARLAAKRAARAEAREIRMKELERQQKEIYQVQKKYYGLDTKWGDIEQWMEDSERYSRRSRRNTSASDEDERMSVGSRGSLRPSEHSGHLNSSSRASSRASSARASPVVEERGEKDFTEKGSRSLPSLSAATLASLGGTSSRRGSGDTSISIDTEASIREIKDSLAEVEEKYKKAMVSNAQLDNEKTNFMYQVDTLKDMMLELEEQLAESRRQYEEKNKEFEREKHAHSILQFQFAEVKEALKQREEMLEEIRQLQQKQASYIREISDLQETIEWKDKKIGALERQKEFFDSIRSERDDLREEIVTLKEEFKKHGIILNSEIATNGETSDTLNNVGAQGPTKMTKEELNALKATGDGTLGRANEVEVKNEIVENVGKREILQNTEQEQHKEDPIKDYVDTEVLHPGENAEDQKPSEDSAPSLGTLANATDEEQVQSQILENASFLENTEQVESNEVLNRPDDRTEASVEESKCWSDLDSEIPGPVIGQDGCNTLDIENQSKESAEKQEEEKQEDFKTNLGDVSVKPSQESAPLQISEVERVSGTDTGEQNGSPTEGVIEAGLTGFEERVGTVASSPPRDSNDTESHDEKCVVDAPKELDPSTGHDLEKELTNQEVAEPKEIPSQYAEVGGENNEEEDDGRELRGEKPIQMEVQTIPSSPAAEDSAQQATGPRMVDAEREPLDMKEADEEKSDQQGEALDSSQKKTKNKKKKNKKKKSPAPVETLKDVKKELTFQNPDLREVKEEEQVKFTDEKPVVEAQNEVSKNPEQKTVAGNSENVDCPENPKIESDGNLNQEDYDVNTKAGKVIADGDTLNFEDDTIQSPDTSDKELDESVIKDDAKADGATQSHPPEPEKEEASDSALLENESPSNDINDASQTESTEGHVMSEYPSQIVGKISDSNSLENDELALAGELPDSEIGEEIRGRNEKGKSKEDCSLS